The Komagataeibacter sp. FNDCR2 nucleotide sequence ACCGAAGCGCAGGTATTTGAAGAACTCGTCCTCGGTCCAGACAACGGGGGTCGGGTTATGCGCGTTGAGCGGGGGGGCGATCCAGTTGTCAATCGTCGAGCCATCATACGCGGCGCTGCTCTTTTCTGCGCCCATGGCGTTGCGGGGGGTGTGACAGGCGGCGCAATGGCTCAGCCCTTCGGCCAGATAGGCGCCGCGGTTCCACTCGGCGTCATGCGCCGGGTCGTTCTTCAGCAGCCCTTCCTGAAGGAACAGGAGTTTCCACCCCGCCTGCGCCATGCGGATGTTGAACGGGAAGCCCACCGTGTTCTCACGCTTGACCGAATGGACGGGCTGGCGCGTCATGAGGAAGGCATAGACATCATTGATGTCCTGGTCCGTCATGTGCGTGAAGTGATCGAACGGGAAGGCCGGGAAAAGATGCGCGCCGTCACGCGACACGCCCTTGCGCATGGCGCGCATGAAGGCGGCCTGGGACCAGCGCCCGATGCCCGTTTCCGGATCCGGCGTGATGTTGGAGGAGAAGATGGCGCCGAAGGGCGTGTCCATCTTGTAGTCACCAGCCAGTTCGATACCGCGCCTGCCATCCGTGCGGGTATGGCATTCAGCGCAGTAGCCGCCAGCGGCCAGCACGCGGCCGTGCTCAACCTGGGCCGCGGTGAAGGTGGAAGGTGGCGGTGGGGCAACCGGCGCGATGGCCGGATACCACGCATAGGCCAGGAACCCGACGCCACCGGCGACACCGATCCCCACAATCGCTGCTGCAATACGTTTAATCACGATGTTCTCGCGGTTGTGAAAGTCATCATATCACCCCGTATAATCCGCCCGGTTCTGGTCCGGTATGGCAGGAAACACAGCAGGCAGCGCATCGTTGCACAGCCCGCGAAGCACCGGACCTGCCGGATGTCGGGAACATCGGCGCCACGGCGGAAACTCAGTATTACTGTTTCCTAATCAAGCCGTTCGGGCGCGCGTAAGATGAAAGCTATGATAAGACTTATTCGGTTTTGCACTGAATGCCAGCTTAAGGCTGCAAAACCTTGAATAGCTGCGTCGTAAACACCGGTATTACGGCAGCGTCTATATTTAACCGGATATAGATATTGACGGCATTGTCAATCCGGGGAAGGAAAAATCCTTCCCCGGCAGGCCGGCTCAGTTCTGGTCGGCCAGGGTGTAGGCGACCACGTAGTCACCCATTTTCGTGCCGAACGACCCATGGCCACCATCGGCGGTCACGATGAACTGCCTTCCATCCACCGCATAGGTCATGGGGGTGGACTGGCCACCGGCGGGCAGGCGGTCCTGCCACAGTTCACGCCCGGTCGTGACGTCATAGGCGCGGATGTAATAATCCAGCGTCGAGGTCAGGAACGCCACGCCACCAGCCGTGGTAAGCGGGCCGCCAAGGCTGGGCACGCCCATCTTGATCGGCAGGGGCAGCGGCGCGCTGTCGCGGATCGTCCCGTTGCGGTGCTTCCACACGATCGTATTGGTGCGCAGGTCGATACCCGACATATAGCCCCACGCAGGCTGCTTGCACGGCAGGCCGAACGGCGAGAGGAACGGATGCAGGTCCACGCCATAAGGCACGCCAAACTGCGGCTGCAACCCGCTCTCGCTGCCCGAGGCCAGGGACTTATCCGGTGTGGCCGGATTGTTCGGGCCACGCGGGATCAGCCTTGATACGAACGGAATGGCGATGGGATTGGCAATCGCGATCTGACGTTCGGGATCGACGGCCAGACCACCCCATTCGAACATGCCCAGATTCCCGGGGAACACGAGCGTACCCTGCAGGGAAGGCGGCGTGAACGGGCCATCATAGCGCAGGCGGTGGAACATGATGCGGCAGATCAACTGGTCATACATCGTGCCGCCCCACATGTCGGCATCGGTCAGGTTGTTCTTCGGGCGGAAAGTCAGCTCCGAGAAAGGCTGCGTGGGCGAAAGATGGTCACCCGGCGCCGCCCCCTGCGGCACGGGGCGCTCGGGGGCCGGCACGACAAGCTGGCCATTGCGGCGGTCAAGCACGAAGATGTTGCCGGTCTTGGCCGGGGCATACAGCGTGGGAATGACCTCGCCCGCGGCGTTGCGGATATCGACAAGGCTGGGCTGGGCCGGAATGTCCATGTCCCACAGGTCGTGATGCACGGTCTGGTAGCTCCACACCAGTTTGCCGGTGGACGCGTTCAGCGCCACGATCGCGCTGGCGTAGCGTTCGGCGTCCGCGCCCCGGTTGCCCCCCCAGATATCGGGCGTCTGTACGCCCATGGGCAGGTAAACCAGATCCAGCTTCGCGTCATATGACGCCGTAATCCATGAATTGGGTGAATTGG carries:
- a CDS encoding c-type cytochrome yields the protein MIKRIAAAIVGIGVAGGVGFLAYAWYPAIAPVAPPPPSTFTAAQVEHGRVLAAGGYCAECHTRTDGRRGIELAGDYKMDTPFGAIFSSNITPDPETGIGRWSQAAFMRAMRKGVSRDGAHLFPAFPFDHFTHMTDQDINDVYAFLMTRQPVHSVKRENTVGFPFNIRMAQAGWKLLFLQEGLLKNDPAHDAEWNRGAYLAEGLSHCAACHTPRNAMGAEKSSAAYDGSTIDNWIAPPLNAHNPTPVVWTEDEFFKYLRFGSAPLHGSAAGPMSPVVHGGLSELPESDVHAIAHYLADIDHASSRVGQDPRAIAWAMNASMKDLVGPQTNPNARLYAGACAACHANSGPQPVEGRPELALNNALWLDEPTNLFQVVLRGIGTTEGISTVSMPSFYHSLSDADLARLAAYLRATRTTLPPWTDLEKKAAEVRKTLPASPVASSH